TATCAAAAACAtgtacaaaaataagaaaataatttaaatttacatatCTAACAGACATAGTAAACCCATTTTACATGGAGTTTGCTGCCAAAAGCTAAACAGTTCTTTGAAATCTATAAATGATATGTACAACATATAGTAAATAACATAAATGTCAAAGCCTGTAAAACTGTCAGTAACAGTTGTCAAACAGGACAATCAATTCCAACAAATGAAGAGAGCAAGGTcataaaattattactttataTTGTAAAGCGgttctctccttctcttttaaGAAAAGACATGAGCCAAACATCATACAATAGATTTAATATACCAAAAAGAACTTCCGTACCTTAAAAACAGGCAGCTTTTGTCTTTGTTGTTCAATAGAAAGGGAAGCATAAGGATTATAGATGATGGTTATGCCACTACTCTCAGCAGGACTCTGCCTCTCCTCTGAGACACTGACACCAGGACCTTCTGTGCCTAGATGAGGAAAGTGAATTTTAACTAGAAGAGCACACTTCTGCCTAGTGTATCACAATACAACCAAAATAAACATGTTCCTTAAAAGGAGGAATCATGAGTAGCAGCATATATCAAAGCTAACTTTTCTGTGACGATAATCAAAATATTAGCTAACAGTAAACACGCAGaaattctttcaaataaaatatgtgtcccctgctggttaaaaaaaaaagcaaatctaatGTGAATAAGTATTTGAATTCTTAAAAGaagataaaggaggaaaaaaagaacatgtgAAAAATATACAGCGAGCTCTTGGGAGCTTCTTTTTCCGTGCAACAGTTCAGATATATCTTCAGTATCCTTCTCAGAAGTACATCCATGGATTTTAAGCCAGCCAGTCAGACATGCAACAGAACTTCCCTGACTAACCTCAACTGTATAAACATTCAACCTCGCCTGCTCATGAGATATGCCACTTGGTTCAGATCTGAATTTACCTCAGTAACTGAAACTTCATTTATTCCTGCTGCAGGTTACTATAAAACTACTGACAACTGAAAATGCTGAATCATGCAAGTGAACTAGAAACAAAAACTCATCTCAGTAACAAAATGTGTCATCTCCAGATGCAGATTCAACTGGAAAAGTCTGAGAGCAAAGAGAAGGATTTCCCTGTTTGGAGGATTTGCTTGTTTGGGCTTTTTCCACTTTCTCCACTGTTTAAAAACAGTCCCTATTCAAAGCTGCCAAGCAACTTTTATGGCAATTTGATCCAATTTTAAGAGTGATTAGCAATGATTCCAATAACTATTCAGTACCCAGGACAGATGGGGAAGTTAAGAACCAGGGACTTGAATATCTGGATCTTGACAAATCAATGAAGTTAACAGATATTGCTTCTCACCACccacagattttctttcacagcattttctgtgctttttttaatACACAACTGTCAACATATtactacatatatacatattgtatatatgcacatattaTTATAATATTCAAATTATTAAGAAGCTGTTTGCTAAACTAATCTTGGCTGTGGAATAGCTTTGCAAGCCATGGCATACCACAACACAGtgaccaatttttaaaaatttaccaaACCCAGTCCCACTAAGCTCCCCTTTGGGATAAGTGAATGAGAAGGTATACAACTGCCCATACCCCGAGGGAACAATCACAgagccacagcagagctgggaggcaCCTCTGGAGACCTTCTAGACCATCACCCTGCTTACTACAGGGTCACTTACAACAGGTCCTCGTTCAGATGGGTTGGAGACCCCACAACCCACCTGACTGTTTGTTCTAGAACCTCGTCACCCACAGAGTAGAAAaggtttttctcatgtttaagCTGACTTTCTCatgtttcagcttgtgcccattgcctcttgtacTGTCAGTAGGCGCTACCAAGAAGAGTCTGACTCCCTCTTCTTTACACCCCCCTATCAAGTATTTATATACAACAAAAAGATCCTCCTgagactcctcttctccaggctgcgcagtcccagctctctcagccccCCCTTGCATGTTGCATGCTCCCATCTCTCAACTGGCTTTTTGGTCTGTCACTTTGTGGACCTACTTCAGTAAGCCCATATCTTtctggtgctggggagcccacAGAGCACCCCGATATGGcgctgagaggaaggatcacctccctcagcctaAGAGCAGCGCTCTTCCTCACGCAGCCGGGGGTGTGGGTGAccttctttgctgccagggcTCACCAACAGCTCACGCTCAGCTTGTAGCCCGAggtcccctctgctctgctgagctgcTCTCCCCGCTGTGCGGCACCTGGGGTTACTCCCCCTCAGGGGCAGGACTTCGCACCTCCCTTTAATAAACTTCTTCAGGTTCCCCAGCGCGTTTCTCCAGCCAGCCGAGCCCCACACGAGGGGGGGGCACACCCACCCGGCGAGTCGtccacccccaccccagaggACTGAGGGCGGACTCCGTCCCCTCCCCTGCCgcccccagcactgggcagcTCCCAGCTGGAGTCGCAGCGACCTCGCCGCCCGCCAGGCCCCGGCGGCGCAGGGACAGCGCGTTTCTCCTCTGTCCTCGGCGTCTAAAATCCGGGCGACCCCCAACAGCCGGCGGCTGCCGGGGCCCTCGCCACAGACAGCGCGGGAAGGCACTCTCTGACACGCACCCCCACCGCCCCGGGACCGCCACTCCCGCACCGCCCGCGCCCCCTCACCCGGCTTCCAAAACTTCACCGGTCCCacgggcgccgccatcttggggtGAGAGGGCAACCGgaagcggcggggcggggcccacGTGACGCGCCGTCCGTAGCCGCGGGGGCCCGGGCCGGGCCTGAGGAGGCCTCGCCGGCTGCTCCCGCCGAGGGAAGGCGCCTCCCGGCCGAGCACTGCCCCCGCTTCTCCAGGGGCGGCCCAGGGCCCCGTCCGTTACCGGCGCTAAGCATGAAGTGCTGCAGCTTCGGCGTTTCCGTATCTTAACGGCACGAGCGGCTGCCGGTGGGTGACAGCCCGTGGGAGCCCCGTGCGGTCAGTCAGCCCCGCAGAAGCGGTGTTGCTGAGGAAACCCGGGTGTGACAGACGCAGCCTTCACCTCCGAGCCGGGGGAGGAGAGTGAAATACCGATAACGCGTGAGCCAAGCCTGCCAGGAACTACGGGTACTAAAATGAAGTGTAAAACCTGGGGGAAAACCTAGGATTTAACGGGGTTGAAAGATCGCCTCCAAAAAGTCCTTGTCTCATAAGTAGAGCTAATCGCACACAGAGGATGCCTCCACACTACGTGCACCACAGCTGTTGCACTCGGGCAGCTGAAGGactagaaagaaaacaattacagTAATAGTTAATAGATGCAGCGGTGCCCTACCACAGGCTCATTACAGCCTAGGGAAGTTATTATTGAATCAAACCCAGTGTAGACTTTGAGTAACTAAGTATAgtctggaatgaaaaaaaaaaacaaacaaaaaaaaccaaacaaaaaaccagcttCTAATAACTATAGCAATGCTGTCAAAAAATCatgcttatgaaaaaaaaaatctaatcactTTATATTCTTACTAATCATTCTCCATGAATAACAATACACTGGCAGCGCTGTTGTGGTGATTCACACAGACTGCACTTCACAACGCTGTCCCTCCACGGTCATTTCGTATGCTAAGTAGGTAACCACTTGAAAAAGAGGTTATTCAGTTATAATTAAAGACATTCTTAAAGTTCTGGTTATTTATTTCAATGTACTTTTCAGATTAAGTCCACTCTCAAAATAAACACGACTCATCACATTATTTTGTATCATCAGTATATTAGCAACTGTTGAGAAAAAACCCTATTGATGGCACATGGAAAGAGTTGCCTATTAAAGTAATGAGATGAATAATAAAGTTAAAAACTTATATTTGAGAAAACATATACAGATATCATTGTGAAAATAAGATTGCATAAACAATATTTTGCATAGACTAAAACACCGTATGTTTTATGTGTATGGAAAATATAGTTGAGAATAAAAGTTTCTATTTCAAACTTCTTTACATCTGGATAAAAGATTAAACTACTGAATATTTACAGATTAGGACAGTCAAAACTATTACATTTCCATGACTGTAAGCGCAGAAGCAAAAGGGCGCAGATTAGTTCTATCCTAATCAGTACATTATTGCACTGTCCATAAAGGTCATGTTTGTAAGCTCCACATGTCCAATTTAATGCTGTCCTGCAGATGTTGAGCATGGACCCAGATGAAATTCCCCAGCTAAGTTTTAACCTTCCCCCTTGAAGCCCAGAACCCACAAGACACTTACACACGCATATATCCGACCAAGAGCCTCGAGAACAACTCGAGAAATGGTGAACCTTTGCTTTGGCCACAGCTGCCGTGGTTGGGCTGAGAGTTTCTGCACTGGCAGGCTGCTGGAACTTCAGTGCCTCTTTACAACTGTTTGGGAGGACAGTTtattcatttgggtttttttgtttttctccagaaatggatggatttttatttttaaaaatctagcttGCATGAAACCTTAAAAATAAACGGTTCTATTTCTGACTTCCATGTTATTTCATGGCTGGTAAAAGTAAGGCTTTCGAGCAGTAGCAGCAGCTTCACAGATTTCAGATCTACTCAGCTTTTCCCATAAGATCAGACAGCAGTAGCaaccataaagaaaacaaaaagtatgtATAGTAATATATAGTAATGCCAAGAAAATGGTCTCATTTGGCTCTGCTACAAACATAGTAAGTTCTTAGGAACACTATCCCTTGCATACATTTATTGCATGATGTCCAACAATCCAAGTATTCTTATAATTGTAAAGAAAAGGTAATTTGAAGTTCAATCATTGTGAAAGCCTTGTTTGCCTGACATGTTAGCTCATTCTGCCTAGCAGCACAGCTTCATGTAAAGAAAATGTGACATTTGAGGACTAGCAGCATGGTACTGGTCTACTAGTTTCTAGATTATGATTACTCCGGTTCTGTGTCATGAAACAGTTTGTGGAGAGTTCATGCAACACAAGACTAAACTTAGACTGATTTCAGAGCCATACAGCAGTCCTGATATTCATCTTTGGAAGAGTTTTAAGTAGTATTATTTGCTATACCTGGATTCCTTACAAAAAGGTTTGAGCTACTGAGCTAAGACACTGCTAACCCATCAGCTTAAAACATGTAAAGAATAGgttgaaaaatgaaaatctgacAGAATACTAGAAGTCAGTAACTGCTTTCTAGGTGttagagtattttttttaaaacacatctgaGCCTAAGACAATGCTATAACTGTATCTGTTGCTCTGCATTACAGTGGTcttcaaacaaaaccacaattCCAGTATCGCTTTCTCTCAGTTCGAGGTTTGTTTCCCAGCTGCTCTCACAAACATACAGTAAGACAGTACTGGACATGGACGGCTGGACGTGCTTCCTGAGGTTCTGCTTCTCGCACCGAGTGAATGTGCAATTCATCTCTCTACGATCCAGTGTGGCCTCATAACTAGAGAGCCATTCCTCTTAGTCAGTGGCGGAGAGGCATGCATTGCATTATTTGACATGTAGACTGCCTCCCTTGAGGCATGCAGCCAGCTTCGCTTCCTTTTTAGATTTCCTACAAATGCTCTAAGATACAAAAACTCCATTCCTAGGAAGTTTTCCCTGGTCGAGTCTCTGGAAGCCACTGTTATCCTGACCAGCTGGTCCAACACCCTGTTCCTCTTGCAGCTGGATAACTCTTTGAGGTTGATAGGCTTTGACCGTGCATAAAGAATCCGAAATTCCAGGTCAAAGTGTGCAACCGCGGGGCCTGACAGAATCAAAATGTTACTGCTGTTCAGCTTCCCATCCATCCACGTGAAACTAGCAAAGGAAGAATGAGAAAACTctgagttaattaaaaataaatagtaaacaaAGTATTAACTGAAAATTCTCTTTCATCACATTTAGTTAAATTGTTCTTACAATGCAAATGATGAGCAGTGTGCTCTTTTTAGGACAAACATTACACAAACACTCTGATaaggaaagcagttttgcaaCATGGCTGGTTTTCCTTTCCATGTAAAGAAACCGTGTtaagcaacagaaagaaattggCACTTGCCTGTAGGAGCCCGTTGTCACTCTAATGCCATCAATTAACATGAACTTTTCACGGACTTTACCAACAATTTTGGCACCAGACCTCGTGTAGTATGTTTTCCCAGTGATATTTCGAATTCTCATCAGCTGTTAAAGATACGGCAAGCGTGACGTGGATTTCAAAGTTAAATGATTGCATGTAAAGGAGTAACGCGCAAGAATAACGATCACTGAGGAACTAGCAAAGGTTGCTGCACAGTGCCATAAGCTTCAGCCTCTAGGAACCAAATGAGAATTTTGTCTTGTTTCAGTAGGCAAAGAGGTGGCATTAAGGGGCAAACCTATACGCTGATTGTGCAGAATGTGACTGTAAAAACTCCTGTTGGAGGGACCCAAACTCCACAGACTCTTCTGTGACAGAACCTGCTTCTCCACCAGCCTTCAAGGTCTCGGCGAGCCTGAGCAACTCCAGTCATGCTTTAGCAACTGGACATTCCTCCTGCCTTTCCTTGAATAGCCAATTAATATTTGTGCTCAGAAAGCACCTGTAACATCCACTTGtaaagattttggtttttctATTAATTGCCTTCTTATGTAAGAACTGTTAAATCTTCCAAGAAAGAACTAGAGCTACATAAACCCCATTTTATGGCAGCAGGCATAATAATTTCCTCTTCTGATAGCTCAAAGACTACAGTCATAAGAGGATCGACTCTCTATCCCTATAAATACAACAAGGCTCACCTTTTCCTGTTCGAGGTCAACTCCCAGATCCTTGCACATTTTTAGAAAGTGGGAAAATGAAGACTGATCTAGAAGGATATATGCTTTTACTTGCCGCTGGCTACAAGCTTCCAAGAGGTCTTTGAAGATATCGGTATCAGTGAAGGAATCCATAACCAGGGCAATCATCTGCAACAAGTTTCAGAAGAGATCATTAGGCTGTTTCCACAGCATCCCAAGGGAGATGGCATATGAGGAATTTGACTTCCAAATTAAATATTCCCACCCCTCcctctttttgtttggttttttttttcctggtggtaATGGAACATGGTACAGTCTTCTGTGATATGGTGTATTCTTCTGTTGTTCACAGGACTGCTGAAACATTTAACAGGCATataggaaagagaagagaaaggaaaaaaaactaattaGAATAAAGTTCTGTGAAGACAATGGTATTTTGGTAAAGGTGATTACTGAGTACAGCACACTGAGGTACAGGAGACACAACATACATTGCCTCTTCACTATGATCACTTACTCATGTCCCTGTGtagttaaatataaaaaaatatgtatggaATTTATGGACAGAAATTGTTGTTAAAGATTATTTGCCCCAATTTGTGGTCACTTGACTGATTTATAGCAGATAACATCATTTAAGATTTTTATTACTGCATTGTAGAATTCCACTTTTTACTATAATTTCAGCAGCAGGCATTGAAGCTTCTTTTGCCAGGatctgcatcttttttttgttCAATAGGTATGAACAACCCAGCCTGAAAGCCTGTTGTAGAAAGACACCTTTCCtctatttaaaaatcagagttcATCACTAGTTAGCAGCATCGATAGCCCCTGCATCTGTTCAGTAGCATGTTGTTCATGGTTTTTAATTAAGGTTGTACaaaagttttccctttttaacCACATAACTTCACTTTCAAGAAGAAATTATGGAAATCTGagcattttctcctttcctccacctctaGAGCAGTGCCAAGACCTATAAGGCAGCAGAAGACTTGACACCTCTCCAAAAACTGAAGCGAGAtggtaaaaaaagtgttttgcatcagaaaagaaagacattgCTGTCAGCCTCGGCAGCTACATCAGTAACTTTTGGTGTAACAGGAGCACCTTGCTGATCGTGGAGGTGTTTGGTGGTGCCGAAAATATCTGGGAAGAACAGAACAGTGGTAAAATAAACGTATCGCTTCAGATTTCCTCCTCGCCCTGAGATACGGCCAAAACAGGGGTCTAGTTCTGTGTTAGACAAATTTGGTCTCCGATTCCTAGGCAAGAGGGGGTTTTTGTGAGGACAGATGTGTTTTCCTCAAAAGCATTGCCGGAAGAAAAAGGTGAGCTTATTTCCAGAGTCTTTCAAAATTCtcaaatatgaaaagaaacagtaaaaaaattcaCCAGTGTCTGACTGTTCTTGGTATCTCACCTCCCCACTTAAGATACAAATGAAGTTTGTCTTCAAGTTATTCAGATTCTCACGCTATTTTATGCCAAGATCTGAGTACTCGCCCAAGCTCCTCGAGTGAAACCTCCCCCGGGAGCCAGCTCCTGCCCTCGCAGGTCTGTCCCGCGGGCCGAGCCGAGGTGTCCCCGCCGCACCACGGGGAAGCAACGGCGAGTTCGAGGGGCTGGGGACGGGCGCGCTGCGGGCGCATCGCCCGCCGGTGCCGAGCTGAGCGAGGCCGGGACAGCGCGGGCTCGGTTTGCATCAGTGCGGGGCAAAAACGGCTGCGATTAACgaacctattaaaaaaataaatacaaaggtgGCAGGAAACCCCCAAAGCAGTAACAAAGTAGCAGAGTAAACCCGGGGGCTTCTGTAGAAGACAGTGCGGGGGGAAGGAcgaggcgggagcggggcgcggggtCTGGCCGCGGAGCGCAGTCACCGACCTGCCGGGCGGAGCGGATCTGCCGCCGCACCGCCTCCTTGCAGCCGTAGATGCTGTCCCCGCAGCCCGGCTGGAAGTGAGCCTCCACCCGCGTCAGCCCGCGGAAGGCGCCGCTGGCGAAGCCCggccagcccagctccagcgccggcggCTCCAGGTCCGAGCGCTCGGGGAAGTAGGTGAGCGAGGAGGCGTCGAGGGAGGCGCCGGCCGAGGGCTCGCCCGCCGGctccggggccgcggcgggcggcaggGCGCCCCGCGCGATGGCCTGCACCTCGGGCTCCGACAGGAACGGCGGCAGCTGCTCCCGCCGCAGGAAGGCCCGCAGCGCCTCGGGGCCGCCcgccaccagctcctccagcgcCAGCCGCTGCGCCTCGCTGTACggcccgggcggccgcggcggccaGCGCCCGGCGCCCTCCTCCAGGCACTGCGACGGGTTGGCCATggcgcgcccggcccggccccggcggagcCTTTATagcggctcggcggggccggccccACGCGCGGGAGCGCCCGTCCCCGCCTCCCGCCGGGAGCCCCGCGGGGGAGAGAGGAGCCGGCAGCGGGACGGGAACGGCGCCGGAGCAGCGTCGCCCGCGGGGCGGTCTGGGGCGGCAGCGCCGGGTGCCTCCCCCCGCCCAGGGAAGCCCCAGCCGACGCGAGCCTCGAATTAAGCAGCGAGAGGCCGCGCAGCCCTCGGCCGGCTCCCGGCCCGCATCAAAAGGCTCCGCGGGTCGGAGGGCCCGGGGCTCAGCCCGCCCCGAGCGGCAGGAGGGCACCGGCGACAGGGGCAGCGCCGCCTTAGTCACCCAGGCTCGAAATGCCAAACAAAGGGAACACAAAGCTCGGCCAGGATCGGGTGAAAACCCCCGCGGCAAAAGGAGTTTATTTGTAAACTGCTTCTCGTTGCTCAGAGAGTACCGTAACAGCTGCACCGTGTAATAAAGTTAAAAAGCACATCGAGCAGAGAGGTTGATTTTACATACATTCATGTATGTATTCATCGGGTACTTACATACATTCAAGCACTGCTGAACATGAGCTCTTAAAAATACAACTCGAGAATGGCTTTGAAGGCACATCGTGGCTCCCTCTCTACAACTTGCTTCACTCCTGGTGTTCCAGCTCCAGGGATCGGGCAAAAAAGCATCCCATCTTTTTAAACAAGTgcaggcagaattttttttccccacctgcaCCTCTTCATACATCTGCCTTACAGCTTTAGGGAAGGCACGGCTGCTTTGAAATCCAACAATGAAAGTAGCTAAGCCTTTTTGTCCAGATAAATTCCAGAGATAGACCTGCTAAAGTTAGTTGCTCTCTGCACTGAAGTTGCAGCCTTTTTGAGTTTggatatttttctgttcattcacCCATTCATTACTGTTTAGGAGAATATTCAAGACAACAGCTGAAATGTGCCATCTACTGGACACACGGGcccaaaaataagaaaatacgtAGCCCAGACTGATTCGAGTGGGCAGAATTCAGCCTGGTTGGTCACTAAAGTCCTAGGATGCAGGTCTAAAGAAAAACAGTACAGGTTAGAGCTGAGAGAATCCACACACTGCTCAGATAAGCGATCCAGCAAGCACAGACATGAGCACACTTGCACAGCATATTGCTAACAAATATTCGGATAACGTCTCTGCAAAGCAACTTAACCTAAGATCCATTTAATATTGAAAGTAGagtattttcaaaagcaagaGTGGCACTTCAGCTCCTCAAACCAAGTTAGTAGTAGATAAAGGATAAATAGAGCAGGAAACAGACTATTTCAGATAGGACAGcctaaggagaaaaatattttttttcactctcgTACTATAATATTAACAAACATAACCCATAACATTTCGTAGTGCATTTGTCAGTTTACTTTTGAACAGGGGCTTTGTCACATGCCCTCAGTGACTGTCTCACCTAAGTTCATTCCAAAAAGGAACGTGTTTACAGGTCTCTTAATGGAAGCAAGACGGTTTAGACATTCCTAGGCCCAACCAGAACTGGAAGCTCATTTC
The sequence above is drawn from the Strix uralensis isolate ZFMK-TIS-50842 chromosome 18, bStrUra1, whole genome shotgun sequence genome and encodes:
- the LOC141951575 gene encoding protein FAM83D-B-like, which translates into the protein MANPSQCLEEGAGRWPPRPPGPYSEAQRLALEELVAGGPEALRAFLRREQLPPFLSEPEVQAIARGALPPAAAPEPAGEPSAGASLDASSLTYFPERSDLEPPALELGWPGFASGAFRGLTRVEAHFQPGCGDSIYGCKEAVRRQIRSARQMIALVMDSFTDTDIFKDLLEACSQRQVKAYILLDQSSFSHFLKMCKDLGVDLEQEKLMRIRNITGKTYYTRSGAKIVGKVREKFMLIDGIRVTTGSYSFTWMDGKLNSSNILILSGPAVAHFDLEFRILYARSKPINLKELSSCKRNRVLDQLVRITVASRDSTRENFLGMEFLYLRAFVGNLKRKRSWLHASREAVYMSNNAMHASPPLTKRNGSLVMRPHWIVER